The Malus sylvestris chromosome 3, drMalSylv7.2, whole genome shotgun sequence genomic sequence TGAGAAAGAAACAGGGCTGGTGAAGGCAATTAAATAGCGAAGCATAGAATCCTAAGCAAAAAGATACAACGGCCAAACTAGGTGACATGCTTATCACCACCTAACCAGACCCACACAAGATTTGCACCAACTACAAACATGCTTGATAACAACAGCTAACTCAAATAACAAAACAACTTCATTGTCACGGAAGGATCTTGCGTCGGCGGCGGGGTGTTTCTCGCTTCACGTACATTTTCTCCGTTTCATTCAGCGGTCGGCTTGAACCATCTGGCTGGCTGACAAACTTCCAGCCACCGCCACCTCCACGCTTTCCTCTGGGTCCGAGTTTTTCAACGGTGAAGTTCCACCCGTCTGAAGTCCGACGACGACTATGCTTGTGGCAGAAGACCTCTCCTTTCATCTGCACACAAGTGAAACCGTCATTTAAACGAATAACAAAAGCATTGACAGACAATACTAATGGTATTAATCACAAAACTGAATAGTCAATGTGCAGCGCAATGGGCAGAGCATAGACAGAAAACAAGCCTTGAGCCACCCAATATACTGGCCATTCTTTAATGACAAAGAAACTATCTCTTCCTTTTCAATGAAAGTACTTCCCTTTTTATTATCCTTGGAGCATGGATGGATAGACAAAACCCCTTTTACCCGATGCGTTAATACAACTTGATAATAGATATCACACTAAGTTTCAACTCATAAGTTCTAAGAACCAGAAATTGGAACCACAAACAATTCCATAGCGAAGACATCAAAATTCTACATACACCACAATTGGATACGGCACTTAATTTCAGTCACCAAATTTGTCAACCCACATCCCCAGTTAAGACTTGCTATCACCTTGTCTTATAGAAACCCACTTAATACTCCCCTAATCAGTTTGCTTGTACACTGTAAAGTCCATCAGTTGTTCGTATAAAGAGGTATGTAGAGGAGAAATACAATAACTATTGATGCCACTTCAgtgggaaaaagaaaagtatGATGCAAAAACATATGTAGTCTCCAATGATTCATCcttaaagataaaaaaaatgaacaaagagaaagaaaagctaATAATAATGAGCATACGTAAAAGTAACACCATATATAGCAGTAATACTTTGTAGTACGGAATTAtgcttttttctttattattaatgTTGGATTGCTTTCTTTTCTCATGGAAAAGTCAGGATTATGGAACTTACTTTCATTTTGTTGAAGTTCATTCTCTGGACAAACTCTTGATAGAGCatttcatcttctttcttcGAGATTTCATAATGAACTTCATCCAAATCTCTGGTGGTACCGTCCCAACCCTCTGGCATAACCTTGAAATCAGGTTTGTAGGGAAGGGATGCCACATGGAATTCGCGGTCATGAGaattaaaaaatctgaaaagagGAAAGGAGTTATGCACTATGAGAAAAACAATCTGGCTATTAGATCAGCCAAGCACCACTAAGCTTATAAATTTGCGACTACAATTAACGCAGCAGGAAACCTATACCATCAGTATGAAGTATGCACAGAATAATTGATATCATTACAAAATTATTAGAACTACAGGACCCTTTGTATATGATAGAAGTAATGCTTGTGAATTGATATCTTACTCTGGGCAGGTGTCAAGCAGGAGCTCAACAGAATCATCTAAAGGACGACCAAGCTTtttctcctcttcctcctcaatCTCTTTGAGCCAAAGAATAGCATGCACTCTCTGCCTCATAATCCTGTAATCCTTAGCCAGCCTCTCAACAGTATAAACCTCAGGGTTTTCCTTGTGCTTCTTATACATCTCAGCCTTCTCTGAGTCCTTGAGATAAGACCCTCTGGCACCAGGCTCACGCACTTGCTTCAGAAGCACACTTATCTCCCGCAATCTTTCTCCCCACCCATCCACAAactttttgcttttcttgttcTCTTCTTCCAGTTCCCTTATCCTATCCTCAATTTCTTGCAAACCAGATACCACTGATGATTGAGATGGGTCGGGCCCACTTGTCCGTCGGCCTACAACCTCCCCATCAAAATGCTCCTTGGTCAATCCAGTCGACCACGATGATGCAGTATCCCACCCCAAATCATCTGATGCATTATTGCTAAATGTTCCAGGCGGTGGTTTATCCCACCCCAAATCATCTGATGCATTATTGCTGAATGTCCCAGACGGGGATTTATCCCACTCGTCTTTACCAACATTTTCACCATCACCTCCAGAGCTGAAAGAAAAGAATCGGGGAGTGATAAACTGACAAGATTCAATACCATTCTTCAACGGAAGCACACCAGTGCTTCCCAACGTCAGTTTGCTTTTCTCTCTCAGAAACTTTGCTGTACTCGTGCCAAGTGAAGTTGAGGAAAGACGAGAAATAACACGGTGCAGATTCTGCATTGCTGCAGTATTTTACCCAGGACGCAATCTACTAACCACACCACAGGTACTGAATATACTAAATTcaccaaaaagaaaagggaaatcTCTTAAGCCTCCACATTTATTTATCTAACGTAACTCCGTAAACGAATCAAGTTCAATGCATATAATAACACAAAACAGTGACACACACAGATCAAATATGGCCAGTTAACGAATTCATAACCCCGAAGTACTGATCTGATGCCATTTCTGCACTttgaaaatgaaagaaatttaaatcTAATTCATCAGGTAAGAGCCATTAATTGCTCTGTTCACAACCAGTAAATCCATTTCCCCAGAGACGaaacaaaacattttaatctagcATAGAAATGGCATATAAATCTATACATGCAAGTACAAACGCACATATAAAGTTGGGATCTTCACTATCCATATTTACAACCCCGAAAATCTCAATGCAAAACAAAACAGCAATCGATAAGCATCTCAAAAGCCGCTCGCTCCGATTAGCTAATgcagattgaaaaaaaaacccaaagccccaacttaaatttaaaaaatcataTCGAAAATGTCTGTTCATATGAGTCGCAGCCAATACTTACATTTTTCCCAAGAACAAACAGCAGCAGACACACAAACAGACATATGAATTGAATTCCAGTTCGTCAGAAACGCTACGACATATGAATTCACAGCATTTTCTCAGCAGCCAAACAAACGAAAATCGAATTACAAAATACGTATACGAGTAAAATACATTGAAGAGAGATACGTACGCTGAAAGCTGCAGGATTCAATTCATTGGAGCAAAACCCTAAATCTGAACTAAATCATTTCGTGGTTCACTGCATTGATCGGAACCGAGACAGGCAGTGGCGAAGATGGTGTGGAAAGATGTAAACCCCAAAACCCTCGGCTGCTAATGTACTCGGAAAATCCAGCCTTCTGATTGTCCGGCGACCCGGACTGGGCCCTGAATTGTACAGCTTAATGGGCCAAGCCCAATCCAATGGACTCGGATGAAATTAGAACAAGTCAACGTGACCATAAGCAAATAATAGTGATTTcacacttttattttttaattttattattattaggaAAAGGGCAAAAACTTCAAAACTACTataataatttaagaaaatgagaaggttTCGAACCGGTTGgataaaaatctcattttagttATCCTTTCACTACTCTAATTTTAATACTATAATTAAAGAAATGAGTGTAAGAGAACAAAAAAGAACGTGATGATCACTTTTAGTAACTAAAAAGAGATTGATTTTTATATGAATGAAGTGAACTATTATTAACGGTTTaaaataagggaactttaacgaaaagcacccgatactgttcactttaacgaaaaaccacatttttacactaaaaagtcaagtCTGGTACTATTccctttaccctttattttgtccttatcattaaaactcaaagttttcaagctcttttcattagttttcctttaaaataatCATAGTGCATTCACAGTGTGACGATCTTAGACACAACACGATAATCGAACTTGAACGCATCACAATATAAGAAAAAGGATCCTGGTTGGATCCTTTTTtttggggatcctagggattccATGATAGTgatcattcatcgtatatcgtgcggtcaattttaaaatgatttctgatcacacaatatacgataaacgatcaCGATCACGGAATCTCAGGATTCCAGAAAAAGGATCCGgtgaggatccttctccacaatATAAATGGATTTGAATTGACCGTAATCGTGCTGGTGTCATCTACAATCATAAGTATTTGTCCAAGGATTTTGGTAATTGAtaaggaggcagattgtctgccctcccattacCATGCCTTTCTCATTCCTTCCTacattgtgcggtcacggttaagccacatcaatattttatattgattttttatagagataataagacatattgatgtggcttaacaGTGACTACACAAATAAAAGGGAATGAGAAGGACATGGTAAAAGGAAGGACAATCTGCCTCCAATTAATAAAGCTTTGTATACGTCACTTCTTCTACAAGAGAGGGTTCGAGATTACTTGTGGATCCCATCAATCAATGTCCAAATTGAATCAGAGTTTTGTAGAAAATTAATATTACTTACGTAATGACAGAAATACACACATAATTCTATATAATTTTGAGACTTAAAAGTCTATCTACATCTAAATTCATAAGTTAAGTACACTGCACTCTAAATCAATCAAATctacaatttctttttttttttttggtcaaaaaaagTTTAGGGGAAGGGTTGTTACCTAATCTCAGAGTCAAAGCATGTCACAAGTCTCTTTAAGAACTTATATAGAGGATCTTACactcttttttggtttttacagaTAGTTCAACAAAAAAGATTGGCAACAACAAAACTCAAATCTAAACTTTCATCTAATGAAAAGAACGATCTTTACCGACTCAAACTTCTATCGTTAAATAAAGTTCCATAATTTTCCTCGGTGTAAATAAGGATCATAAGATGCTAGTgttattttgtaataaaatatttgtataatTCTATGGGTGAGTTGGTACTCGGCAAATGGTTTGTGAAATGGGTAAAAACCGTAGAAGTCAACAAAGGGGCAAAAGGTTGAGACCGCTGTCGTCCACTATATCCACCACCCAAAAAGCACAAAAGCAGTTTTActgaacacacacacacccccacGACTGACCACCCCACCTCCATTTCAGCTCAGCTCAGCTCAGCTCAGATTCCGGGCGTCCAAATCGACCAGTTTTCCGACCCATCCTTCCGAAAGCCATGCCTGCTTAAGCTTCACGATCCCGAACCCGGGAATCCTTTCAATTTCTCGCTAAAACCATGTTCGATGGCTTCAATGTCTACAGGTACTCTTCTGTTTCTTTTAGttccttttttttgttgcttAAATTCATGTGATTATCTGCTGTTTGGTGGCCGAGAAAGTCTGGAAAAATACAGTGAAAAAGATGCAACTTTTTTATGGTAGTtaaagttttttaatttatttttagattaaaaaaaattgggaatttTAAGATTTGCTACACTTTGTTAGTGGTATCTCAGATTTGTCAATTTACGAGTTATTTCAATCTTCAGTTCAGTGTGGCTTTTCAGTTTTATAGCTTCATAAATTTCCATTTGATTATTTCTCGTCGGGTTCTTGttcgaaagaaagaaaatttagGTAAATTGTTTGTGTGCTTTGATTTCTGAAGAGTGAAAGAATTCATCTTGAATGGTCACACTAGAGACACCGATATTCGGCCTAGTTGCGAATGCAAGCTTGCATCTACTTAGGGTTGTGATTATGTGTTATATATCAGGTGGATTATGTGTTATACTTGTGTATACTGTAAGCGTATTAATAATCCAAAAGAGCGTATATTCGGAGCACATTTATGCCCTTTTATCTGCACTCGAGAGGAGTTAATGAGTTTCCCTTCTGGGTTTGTGTTGATGCTTGAAGGTGGCATAGGTATTGCTGCATTGGGTTGAGCTATTTTTGGGCCTGTCACGAACTCAAGTACCACTTACTAATGTAAATCTCAATGGTACTCAAGGGCTTTGGGAGTTATGGATTGTTTAAAGGCTGCTATTCATCATAAGGGTAAGTTTGTATTTATTCTAAATAGCTTGTTTAGGGATTCTTTGGTAGGGGCAGGATGAACAAAAAGATGGTTACAATACTACTTAATGTGCGGCAAAATATTAAGGTCTCGTTCCTTAGTGTAAAGTTTGTATGACCAGAGGATAGCTATCCATTAGGTATTGCTGGAATTGATTATGTTGGTAGCTTTTCTTTGGAAGTAAATCTAAACTTGCAATATATGCATTGTATTTTGGTCAATGAGTAATGCGTCCTTGCTACTTCTTCTGAAGACAGGCTTATATGTCACTGCAGGTTCTTTGTGCTGCCAGCTATTATTATTCTTTATCTGGTTATCCAGTTTCCAAGATGTCGTGGCAGTGCAGACAGTATTTGACCCAAGTCATGCTTCTTCCGTGGCAGAGCTAGGCCTAGCTAATCCACCTACTACTGGGTTCTTTAATCCCATTGAAATATCACCAGCTGTTATTCCAAACTACCCAAATCCTGCAGATGAACCTTCACAACCGATGTACCCGAATTTTCCGACAAGATATGAGCCTGTTTTAACCGGGAAGTGTCCTGTGAATTTTTCTACCATATCAAGTGTAATAGAAAAGACAGCTACTGATTGCTTTCAACCTTTGGCGGCAATATTAGGAAATGTAATGTGTTGCCCGCAGTTTAGTAGTTTAATCCGCATCTTCCAGGGTCTCTATAGCTTCAACTCTGATAAGTTGGTTCTGCAAAATTCAGTCGCGAATGATTGTTTTAAAGATATCATCAGTATCTTAGCCAGTAGGGGTGCAAACAGTTCAGTACCTACACTCTGCTCCATAAATTCGTCAAATCTTACTGGTGGGTCCTGTCCAGTGAAGGACATTAATGCCTTTGAGAAAACAGTAAATACAAGCAGTTTAGTGGAGGCTTGCACAACTGTTGACCCTCTCAAAGAGTGCTGCAGACCAATTTGCCATCATGCAATAGCGGATGCTGCACTAAGGATCTCAGGAAAGCAATTGATGATGAATGAGAATAAAAATTTAGTGGGTGGGCTTAATTATACTGATACTCTAAGTGATTGTAAAGGTGTGGTATTTtcatatctttcaaggaaactctcgTCAGATGCTGCCAATACTGCATTTCGAATATTATCTGCCTGCAAGGTTAACAAAGGTACAGTTTTCAAGTATCTGTACAACTAATTATTTACACTTTAGAAATTGTGGTTTCAGCATCTAATCTATTGTTAAGTTGTTCGTCTTGCCTGAAGTATAGAAAAAAACAGTGAATGCAGTAAGCAGGTTCCTCTATTTATTGAAATATGAATTTTTTAGTGTCAATATAGAAAATGAAAAGACAATTTGTTTGAGCTGATAAGAGATAGTAAACTTTGAAGATCAGCATTTGTtacttttgtttcattttatgaatcatattgttaatttcatgtGTAACCTTTCCTGGCCAATGAAGGACTTGCGTCTCTAGTATTACCATTTTTATTTGGTTCTTTCTGGAGGAAGTGTttaagttatttttatttttactatctTTTAGGGTAACCTAATCATTGATTCTTCTTCACTAATATTTATGTAGCCTATTTAATCAATATGTTTATCTGCAGTACTTAGTGTTCACTCATGAATAATTTCTCTGGAGGTACATGTGCTGAATGGAATGCCATATTCTTATGGAAATTGTACAAGTTAGTTGTGTTTAAAACCAACAGCGCACAACAGTTTTACAACCTTGTGTTGGGTAACATAAGGACAAGTGAAGCTGCATTAGGCGGCATATTGATTCACTAATTACCAAATTCAGTCATGAAATGAGTGAAGCATCCAAATTATGTGTACCCACTTTTTCACTGGCTTGTGAACGGAAATATGATAAACCTTTCAGTTTTTTACCCGCTTTGGCCCTGTAGTTTTAAGTTTGAGATTTGGCTTGCTTATACTTGTAAATGAACCATATATGTTTTACTTGGTTTTTAGTAGCTTGATGGTTACATCTTTACATGCTGTGTATTTTTGGACTTGTTAAATACTGTACCATCTTTTCTCATGAAAATGATTTTCACTTGTGCAGTTTGCCCTTTGGAATTTAAGCAGCCTTCAGAAGTAGTTAAATCATGTCGCAATGTTGCTGCCCCGAGTCCTTCCTGCTGTAGCTCATTAAACACTTATATTTCGGGAATACAAAAGCAAATGTTAATTACAAATAGACAAGCTATAATCTGTGCTTCAGTGTTTGGGTCCATGTTGAGAAAAGGCGGGGTGATGGAAAATGTTTATGAGCTTTGTGATATTGACTTGAAAGACTTTAGCATTCAAGGTGCTCATCCTGCCACGccattcttttaattatttttcctcttttctttcatTATAACTGatcttttaccttttttttccctGGATCCCTGGTGGGCACTGCAACAGAATACGTGCAACAAGGTATGACATTTTCAatctttctcctttttcttttattgattGATTATATTCTTTCTGAAGGTTTGATATCCAATGTCATGTTTAGGAGTGGGAATATTCTTTGTACTGTGTTGTGGGTGCTTTATAAAATGCCGGTTGCAATGCTATTAGTGTAACCGAAATTGATGTCACTTAGATCAAATGCAGGGTGTTTTAGCAATACGTATCCTAAATGTACATTACCTAGGTGTTCTAGAGTGTAATGTTGGATTCATGATACCTCATATGTACTTGGTGGCGGCGATCAAGTAATTCCCGAATCATTATTCTTATAAGATTGGTACTTTTCATTTTGCTCAAATGCAGGGTGTTTACTTCGAAGCTTGCCTGCGGATGCGATAATTGACAATACAACAGGTTTCAGCTTTTCATGTGATTTGAGTGACAACACTGCAGCGCCATGGCCTTCATCTTCCTCAGTTTCATCGTTGTCCTTTTGTGCACCTGGTAATTGATTGGGCAAAGAATAACTTTTGTTGCCCTTTGCCCTCAAAAAATCTATATACTATGAGACAAATAATACTGGGATTCTATAAATTGCATATTTTCCTTTATGTGCAAGTCCATTACCTCATGGCTACTATGCTTTGCAGAGATGTCATTGCCTGCACTACCAACATCGGAGACTTTTAAAAATCCTGGTATGTGTCGCTGCATTATCCAATTTCCTCTGTGCATATGTGAATTTCCTTGGTTCTTTTGTTTTAGTGTGCTTAACAAAGTCATGAAGCATGGACAAACATAATGacgttggaaaaaaaaaaaaaaatgaaagctgCCCTCTTTAGTGAAGCTGGCACAATAGCTAATCATACGATCGGGgtgttattcaaatgaaaaaaatgtcAACCAAACGAAGGAAAATCAATTCAATTTTCGGAAGAAGCGTTTTGTGTTGTGAAAATGAAAGAAGCCTTTTGTGTTGTGAAAGTGTTAAGCATGAGCGCTTGCTTCTACCATTTGGTAGTTCTGGGATTTGCATTTCTTCGTTGCCCTTTCTTTAGACGTTCTCACGCAGGGAAAATGTCTAACACTGTAAAACAATGCGTTGATGATGCAGGCTGTCGTGGTGGTGAGCTGGAATTTATAGTACccgttttttcattttttgttttgggtacTCTGTTGTACTGAGGAGATGGATATATATGGGCTGAGGGTTGGGGTGGTTTGAATTTTAGGGACGTTTGGAGATTTATGTGTGGATTTTTCTTGTATATTTTGAGTAGTAGTTTCCATGTATAGCAGTTCTCTCTCTATTCCTGGCAATTATGATACAATGATCCGGTTAAATTATGTTACAGTGACCCGATTGGGTTCAGAAAAAGCAGATTTTTAGGTTTACCACAAAGTTGGCAAGTTacaatgtttttatttatttaattttttttaagggggACAACTAGTGGCAAGCTACGGTTATCTATCCTTTCCGGGAGCCAGGAAGtttcacagaggcatttcagccttcCTCTGCCCACAAGTCTGGCTAACAATGGGTTTCAAATCCGAAACCTCTTGTTTTTAGTTCGAAGGAACCTAAAAAAGCATTAACCATCCTCGTTCCTCACTCACTTTGGTTAAATCAAGAACCCAAAAAGTACTAAAGACCCTCCATCTGATGAAGGAAGAACTTCGTACCCTAAAAGACAGTGCAAGGCATCAAGCAGCCTTGGCATCAACCTGCTCCGGCGGCGACGTTAGACAAACAAGCACCGGTGAGTCCGGAGACCCTTTTGTTTGCacaattaaatataaattaacaaaaacgaGACGAGATTGGATATGATACTACGGTCTAGACCAAAATATCCCATCATCATGTTCGTTCATTGCCTATTAAAAAGCCAATATTTTCTGAGAAACGCAGAGCAATCGGTGAACCTCAAATGTAAAAATATTAGGCAATCAAAAACCGAAAACATAAGAGTACTAGTTATTTCCGTCCAGAAAAACTAGTACGAGTTCTTAATTACATTAAATGGACTACCTGATCTAAGTGAAACATAAACTAGCATGCATAGAAACAAATCCTAGAGGAAAGATTTTCTGACCCTATCTATGATAAAATCATTCTTCAAGCGGATTCAGGACGTGACCAATGAACATAACAGTCCCAGTCGTTTCCTCTCTGATCAACAGCAGGAATGGGTGATCAGCCACGAAGTCTATCTCTTTAATCCGTTCAACCGGTCCAGCAGAACACATAAGTGTGTAATAAACAGAAGCAGCTGCAGCTTATGTGCCATGTTCATCAACTTCAATGAAGGATTTATGAATCATTTTGGCATTATCTA encodes the following:
- the LOC126616572 gene encoding protein GAMETE CELL DEFECTIVE 1, mitochondrial-like translates to MQNLHRVISRLSSTSLGTSTAKFLREKSKLTLGSTGVLPLKNGIESCQFITPRFFSFSSGGDGENVGKDEWDKSPSGTFSNNASDDLGWDKPPPGTFSNNASDDLGWDTASSWSTGLTKEHFDGEVVGRRTSGPDPSQSSVVSGLQEIEDRIRELEEENKKSKKFVDGWGERLREISVLLKQVREPGARGSYLKDSEKAEMYKKHKENPEVYTVERLAKDYRIMRQRVHAILWLKEIEEEEEKKLGRPLDDSVELLLDTCPEFFNSHDREFHVASLPYKPDFKVMPEGWDGTTRDLDEVHYEISKKEDEMLYQEFVQRMNFNKMKMKGEVFCHKHSRRRTSDGWNFTVEKLGPRGKRGGGGGWKFVSQPDGSSRPLNETEKMYVKRETPRRRRKILP
- the LOC126615943 gene encoding uncharacterized GPI-anchored protein At1g61900-like isoform X2, producing the protein MASMSTGSLCCQLLLFFIWLSSFQDVVAVQTVFDPSHASSVAELGLANPPTTGFFNPIEISPAVIPNYPNPADEPSQPMYPNFPTRYEPVLTGKCPVNFSTISSVIEKTATDCFQPLAAILGNVMCCPQFSSLIRIFQGLYSFNSDKLVLQNSVANDCFKDIISILASRGANSSVPTLCSINSSNLTGGSCPVKDINAFEKTVNTSSLVEACTTVDPLKECCRPICHHAIADAALRISGKQLMMNENKNLVGGLNYTDTLSDCKGVVFSYLSRKLSSDAANTAFRILSACKVNKVCPLEFKQPSEVVKSCRNVAAPSPSCCSSLNTYISGIQKQMLITNRQAIICASVFGSMLRKGGVMENVYELCDIDLKDFSIQEYVQQGCLLRSLPADAIIDNTTGFSFSCDLSDNTAAPWPSSSSVSSLSFCAPEMSLPALPTSETFKNPGCRGGELEFIVPVFSFFVLGTLLY
- the LOC126615943 gene encoding uncharacterized GPI-anchored protein At1g61900-like isoform X1, whose translation is MDCLKAAIHHKGSLCCQLLLFFIWLSSFQDVVAVQTVFDPSHASSVAELGLANPPTTGFFNPIEISPAVIPNYPNPADEPSQPMYPNFPTRYEPVLTGKCPVNFSTISSVIEKTATDCFQPLAAILGNVMCCPQFSSLIRIFQGLYSFNSDKLVLQNSVANDCFKDIISILASRGANSSVPTLCSINSSNLTGGSCPVKDINAFEKTVNTSSLVEACTTVDPLKECCRPICHHAIADAALRISGKQLMMNENKNLVGGLNYTDTLSDCKGVVFSYLSRKLSSDAANTAFRILSACKVNKVCPLEFKQPSEVVKSCRNVAAPSPSCCSSLNTYISGIQKQMLITNRQAIICASVFGSMLRKGGVMENVYELCDIDLKDFSIQEYVQQGCLLRSLPADAIIDNTTGFSFSCDLSDNTAAPWPSSSSVSSLSFCAPEMSLPALPTSETFKNPGCRGGELEFIVPVFSFFVLGTLLY